The window CAGGCCGGGGATGGAGACCTCGTCGGGATACTGGTAGGCCAGGTCATCAAGGCTGAAGCGACAACGGGTCACGATCTCATGGGTCCGGTCGATCGCTTCGGGATAGCGGCTGAACAGCCGGGCCATTTCTGCAGGCGGCTTGAGGTAGCGGTCCGCATGGCGCTCACGCGCGAACCCGGCTTCGTCGATGGTGGTGTGGTTGCGGATGCAGGTCACCACATCCTGCAGGATGCGCCGGTCATGGGTGTGGAACAGCACGTCATTGGTCACGACCGCTGGCACACGCGCCTGCCGGGCGAGGTTCGCCAGTTCATACAGCCGCATCTGGTCATTGGGCCGGCGCCGCAGGGTCAGCGCCATATAGGCCCGGTCGGCAAAGGCGTCCTGCAGCTTGCGCAGATGCAGGGCGCAGGCATCATCCGCCGTGTCCGGGAGCAGGATCACAAGGAGCCCTTCGCCCCATGCCACCAGATCCTCCCAGAGCAGATGGCATTTCCCCTTCCCCGCCCGGGCCTTGCCAAGGGTGAGCAGCCGGCACAGGCAACCATAGGCGGCTCGGTCCGTCGGATAGACCAGCACGGGCGCGAAATCGGCAAGGTCCAGACGGCAGCCCACGACCAGGCGGATGCCGGTCTCTTTGGCAGCGACATGGGCCTGCACCATGCCCGCCAGGGAATTGCGGTCGCAGATGCCCAGCGCTTCAATGCCAAGGGTCTTCGCCTGCTCGAACAGTTCAATCGGTGAGGACGCGCCGCGCAGGAACGAGAAATAACTCGTCACCTGCAGTTCGACGTACTGCACGCTCATTCAAAGAGACCGTGCAGGAACCAGCCCTGCGAACCGGTCTCGCCATGTTCGCCATCCCCGGTCCGGTAAACCCAGAATGTCTCGCCGCTGGTATCTTCCACCCGGAAATAGTCCCGCACGGTGGTCAGTTCGGCATCCCCTTTCCACCATTCGCCAAACACGCGCTCAGGGCCATCGGCGCATCTGATCCGGCGGCGGATGCCGCGCCAGATGAAGAAGACCGGCGGATGGTCGGGCAACATCGCCATGGTCTGGATCGGCTCGGGACGGGGCAGCAGGCGCGTGGGGCGCGGCCAGTGATCCGGCCACTCCTTTCCGTCCTCGGGTGCGAGTGCGGGCACGCGGCAGACGGCCCGCTCTGGCACATCGCTTTCCACCGGGGCGAAGCGATACAGGGCCTGCGTGCCGACGCGGTTGGCCAGGGTATCGATCAGGTCGGAGACGTCGGCCTCTTCTTCCTCGATCAGGGCGGAGACACCCTGGCGGTGCAGGATCGGCTCGGCCAGCGACGCGGTCAGCACCATGCGCTCGATCCCGAAGCCCGGATCGATGGTCTCGATCCTGTCACAGAGCAGACGGGTCAGGCGTCTGACATCCCGCACCGGCAGGGCCGTGGCCACGCGCAGGGCCTCGGTTCGGCTGTCCACCCGGTGCAGCAGCAGGTCGAGGCGGCGCACGCCCTGCTCGCGTTCCTCCAACCCGGCGCACAGGGGCGGCACGAGTTTGGTGATGTAGCGGGCAATGGTCTCGGCTGCGCTGATCGGTTCGGCAAAGTTCCGGCTGACCTGCACCGGCGCCTGCAGCCGGACCGGGACAATGGCTTCCGCCTGCCGCCCGAAAGCCTGGTCCAGCCTGCGGGCGACATCCAGGCCGAAGCGCAGGGCCAGCGGTGCGCGCGGCATACCGGCCAGCGGGCCGATGCGTGACACGCCCAGCCCATGGAGGCCATCAATGATATCCTCTGGCAGGCGCAGGGCCTCGATGGGCAGGTCGACAATCGCTGCCGCCGTCTCACCGGGCGGCACGAGGGTGATACGTCCCCGGCCATAGCGCGCCAGCGCATGGGCGGCACCCCATGTATCGGCAATCGCGGCCCGGGCCGTCATTCCGGACTTCTTCAGGCGGGTGACCATGTTCTCCAGCATGACGGCCTCGCCCCCATGCAGGTGATCGGCACCGGTCGTATCCAGCACGATGCCGTCGGGTGGATCGGGGGCCACGATGGGAGCGATGCGGTGCTGGAACCACAGCGCTAGCCGCTCCAGCCCTGCCCGGTCACCGTCCGGGTCGGCATCCATGATGAGCAGATCGGGATGGAGCGCCTGCGCTTTCGCAACAGGCATGCCGGGACGCAGGCCCAGCCTGCGGGCGGCGAGATCGACCGATAGCACGACCCGTCGCCGCCCTTCCCGTCCGACGAGCGCCAGCGGGCGGTCAGGCGCGGGCGCGTCGGTTCCCAGCCGCTTCCTGAGCCGGTCTGTCGGCCAGAGCGGCAGGTAGAGCGAGACGACACGGTGCCAGTCTCCCTTTGGCATCACAGGCCTCCACTTCAAAATCGGCGCATTCGCCCGCGCGGGCACGGATCAGTTCCAGCAGCCAGCGGGACCGGCCGACGCCGGGCACTGGCAGCGGCACGGATGGGAGGACGGATACCCGCCACCGGGTGACCGAAGCGGTGGGCTGGCCGAAATCCGCCGCATCCGTCTGCCGCCGCCAGCGCCGTATGGCGATGCCCAGTGCGCCGGATGTCTCGGCCGCCAGCTGCAGGCGACGTGACGCGGTCATGGACAGGCGGGCCACCTCGGCGACGACTGCGCCCAGCCCCTGATGGCGCAATGCCTCCTCGAAACAGGCCAGCACATCGACGTCCGAACTGGCTGCGACATAGATGGTCCGTCGCGCCGACAGGCCGACCTGCTGCAGTGCGGGGGCATACAGGTCCTGACGGGTGGCGATCCACAGTACCTTGCCCCTTGTCCGCGCTGCGATTCCGGCGGAAAACAGGCCGGATGCCGCTGCATTCAGGGCGTCATGGCCGCCGCCTGCCACTTCATGCAGCGCGCCCAGCGCCAGTCCGCCGTCTGGCAGGCGACCGTCAATCTCGGGCACCCCGAAGGGCAGCACGCCCCGCCTG is drawn from Komagataeibacter sp. FNDCF1 and contains these coding sequences:
- a CDS encoding DNA polymerase Y family protein, which produces MPKGDWHRVVSLYLPLWPTDRLRKRLGTDAPAPDRPLALVGREGRRRVVLSVDLAARRLGLRPGMPVAKAQALHPDLLIMDADPDGDRAGLERLALWFQHRIAPIVAPDPPDGIVLDTTGADHLHGGEAVMLENMVTRLKKSGMTARAAIADTWGAAHALARYGRGRITLVPPGETAAAIVDLPIEALRLPEDIIDGLHGLGVSRIGPLAGMPRAPLALRFGLDVARRLDQAFGRQAEAIVPVRLQAPVQVSRNFAEPISAAETIARYITKLVPPLCAGLEEREQGVRRLDLLLHRVDSRTEALRVATALPVRDVRRLTRLLCDRIETIDPGFGIERMVLTASLAEPILHRQGVSALIEEEEADVSDLIDTLANRVGTQALYRFAPVESDVPERAVCRVPALAPEDGKEWPDHWPRPTRLLPRPEPIQTMAMLPDHPPVFFIWRGIRRRIRCADGPERVFGEWWKGDAELTTVRDYFRVEDTSGETFWVYRTGDGEHGETGSQGWFLHGLFE
- a CDS encoding ImuA family protein encodes the protein MPASQPRPALEALRAQVSRLEGQGRRRRGVLPFGVPEIDGRLPDGGLALGALHEVAGGGHDALNAAASGLFSAGIAARTRGKVLWIATRQDLYAPALQQVGLSARRTIYVAASSDVDVLACFEEALRHQGLGAVVAEVARLSMTASRRLQLAAETSGALGIAIRRWRRQTDAADFGQPTASVTRWRVSVLPSVPLPVPGVGRSRWLLELIRARAGECADFEVEACDAKGRLAPCRLALPAALADRPAQEAAGNRRARA